The following proteins come from a genomic window of Pseudomonas sp. MAG733B:
- a CDS encoding low molecular weight protein-tyrosine-phosphatase, whose protein sequence is MFRNILIVCVGNICRSPTAELLLRDALESSDIVVSSAGLAARVGEPMEPDARRVLEEKEVVVDGFKARQITPDIIDESDLILVMENKHVKDVLGIASHARGKVFLLGKWQSEREIKDPYRQGKAAFVHAHALIEDAVCAWAQRLGR, encoded by the coding sequence TTGTTCAGAAATATTCTTATTGTTTGCGTTGGCAACATTTGTCGAAGCCCTACTGCCGAACTGTTGCTTCGCGACGCGCTGGAATCTTCAGATATCGTAGTGAGTTCCGCAGGTCTGGCCGCGCGGGTGGGCGAGCCTATGGAGCCCGACGCTCGGCGCGTTCTTGAAGAGAAGGAAGTCGTTGTTGACGGTTTTAAAGCGCGGCAGATTACTCCGGACATTATTGATGAGTCAGACCTCATTCTGGTGATGGAGAACAAGCATGTAAAAGACGTGCTAGGTATCGCATCGCACGCGAGAGGTAAAGTGTTTCTTCTGGGGAAGTGGCAGAGTGAACGCGAAATAAAGGACCCGTATCGTCAAGGAAAAGCTGCTTTTGTCCATGCCCATGCATTGATTGAAGATGCTGTTTGCGCATGGGCGCAGCGCCTTGGACGTTGA
- the rssB gene encoding two-component system response regulator RssB has translation MPKTSATLLIIDDDEVVRASLAAYLEDSGFSVLQASNGQQGLQVFEQDKPDLVICDLRMPQMGGLELIRQVTELSPQTPVIVVSGAGVMNDAVEALRLGAADYLIKPLEDLAVLEHSVRRALDRARLLLENQRYREKLEKANRELAASLNLLQEDQNAGRQVQMNMLPVSPWAIDEFKFAHQIIPSLYLSGDFVDYFRVDERRVAFYLADVSGHGASSAFVTVLLKFMTTRLLFESKRSGTLPEFKPSEVLGHINRGLISCKLGKHVTMVGGVIDEETGLLTYSIGGHLPLPVLYTPDSVRYLEGRGLPVGLFNEATYEDHVLELPPTFSLTLMSDGILDLLPEPTLKEKEAALPQRVKAAGGSLDGLRQVFGLATLGEMPDDIALLVLSRNL, from the coding sequence ATGCCAAAAACCAGTGCCACGCTGCTGATAATCGATGATGACGAAGTAGTGCGCGCGAGCCTCGCCGCCTATTTGGAAGACAGTGGTTTCAGCGTCTTGCAGGCCAGCAATGGTCAGCAGGGTCTTCAGGTATTCGAGCAAGACAAGCCCGACTTGGTCATCTGCGATCTGCGCATGCCGCAGATGGGCGGGCTCGAACTCATTCGCCAGGTCACCGAACTTTCACCGCAAACCCCTGTGATCGTGGTGTCGGGTGCCGGCGTGATGAACGACGCGGTCGAGGCATTGCGCCTGGGCGCGGCGGATTACCTGATCAAGCCTCTCGAAGATCTGGCTGTGCTTGAGCACTCTGTGCGTCGGGCCCTGGATCGCGCGCGCCTGCTGCTGGAAAACCAGCGTTACCGCGAGAAGCTGGAAAAGGCCAACCGCGAGCTCGCCGCCAGCCTGAACCTGCTCCAGGAAGACCAGAACGCCGGTCGCCAGGTGCAGATGAACATGCTGCCGGTCAGCCCCTGGGCCATCGACGAGTTCAAGTTCGCTCACCAGATCATCCCGTCGCTGTACCTGTCGGGTGATTTTGTCGACTACTTCCGGGTCGATGAGCGTCGTGTCGCGTTCTATCTCGCGGACGTTTCCGGTCATGGCGCCTCTTCAGCCTTCGTCACCGTGCTGCTGAAGTTCATGACCACGCGCTTGCTGTTCGAGTCCAAGCGCAGCGGCACATTGCCGGAATTCAAGCCTTCAGAGGTTCTTGGTCATATCAACCGGGGCCTGATCAGTTGTAAGCTGGGTAAACACGTCACAATGGTCGGTGGAGTCATCGACGAGGAGACAGGTTTGTTGACCTATAGCATCGGTGGTCATTTGCCGTTGCCTGTGTTGTACACACCCGACAGTGTTCGTTATCTGGAAGGGCGTGGCTTGCCGGTGGGCCTCTTCAATGAAGCCACCTACGAAGACCACGTGCTGGAGCTGCCGCCGACGTTCAGCCTGACGCTGATGTCTGATGGCATTCTGGACCTTTTGCCAGAACCCACACTCAAAGAAAAAGAAGCTGCGTTGCCCCAACGGGTCAAGGCAGCGGGCGGCAGCCTGGATGGTCTGCGGCAGGTTTTTGGATTGGCCACGCTAGGGGAGATGCCGGATGATATCGCCCTGTTGGTGTTGAGCAGGAATCTTTAA
- a CDS encoding glycosyl hydrolase family 5, with protein sequence MKWTKSRLLATSSFVLLNAVCTAFASETFPALTQDNKTIGIQVKIQNFTTSDAQQIKAAGFAFVRLDVWSNSLGSTAYQTQLKNAFTAASSANLPVLMTVRSLKALTSNTTDGSHDLATAGESFAQSVIDLEKTYHSQLLAIEIWNEPDLPTYWPTGNFETTFVPFMSAVCTSLNKRAASTPVIGFGFAKAPTKDSKSTIALTRILTDHPKCLNAISYHPYGMSTAEISRTQTFILDTFKLPGVASEWGVPSVSGTGGTAGQASKITNFITEIKKLNVPLFSIYEWKNNDSGSNDGERNFGLVTSDGKPKPAAIAVQAILNPQ encoded by the coding sequence ATGAAATGGACAAAATCCAGATTGCTCGCAACCTCAAGCTTTGTCTTGCTCAACGCAGTTTGCACTGCCTTCGCCAGTGAAACCTTTCCCGCACTTACACAAGACAACAAAACGATCGGCATTCAAGTAAAGATTCAAAATTTCACCACTTCCGACGCTCAACAGATCAAGGCCGCCGGCTTTGCGTTTGTGCGCCTTGATGTATGGTCCAACAGCCTGGGAAGCACTGCATATCAAACCCAGCTAAAAAATGCCTTTACCGCTGCAAGCTCCGCGAATTTGCCGGTGCTGATGACGGTTCGCTCGTTAAAAGCATTGACCAGCAACACCACCGACGGCAGCCACGACCTCGCGACTGCAGGAGAATCCTTCGCCCAGTCAGTCATTGATTTGGAGAAAACCTATCACTCTCAGCTTTTGGCTATTGAAATCTGGAACGAACCGGACCTGCCGACCTACTGGCCAACCGGCAACTTCGAGACCACATTTGTTCCTTTCATGAGCGCAGTCTGTACCTCATTAAACAAACGCGCCGCCTCAACCCCGGTCATCGGTTTCGGGTTCGCAAAGGCACCAACCAAAGACTCCAAGAGCACGATTGCCCTGACCAGGATTCTCACTGACCACCCAAAATGCCTGAACGCGATTTCGTATCACCCCTATGGAATGTCGACCGCAGAAATCAGCCGCACCCAGACTTTCATATTGGACACCTTCAAGTTACCGGGTGTCGCTTCCGAGTGGGGAGTGCCGTCAGTCAGCGGCACCGGAGGAACAGCCGGCCAAGCATCAAAAATCACAAATTTCATTACAGAGATTAAAAAGCTGAACGTACCGTTGTTTTCAATCTACGAATGGAAAAATAACGACTCAGGGAGTAACGATGGAGAGAGAAATTTTGGTTTGGTAACGTCGGATGGTAAACCCAAGCCTGCAGCAATTGCCGTACAAGCGATATTGAATCCCCAGTAA
- a CDS encoding VacJ family lipoprotein, giving the protein MRWSNHLAQFCVCASAMLVPFVAQAASEDDPWESINRPIYKFNDVLDTYALKPLAQGYQFVTPQFLEDGIHNMFRNVGDVTNLANDILQAKPAAAGVDTARLIFNTTFGLLGFFDVGTKMGLQRNDEDFGQTLGYWGVGSGPYVMLPLLGPSTLRDAPSKLVDSYTGPYRYINDVPVRNSVFGLNIVDTRANLLSSEKLITGDKYTFIRNAYLQNREFKVKDGQVEDDF; this is encoded by the coding sequence ATGCGCTGGAGCAATCATCTAGCTCAGTTTTGTGTGTGCGCCAGCGCGATGCTGGTTCCGTTCGTTGCCCAGGCAGCGTCGGAAGATGACCCTTGGGAAAGCATCAACCGCCCGATCTATAAATTCAACGACGTGCTCGATACCTATGCTCTGAAGCCTTTGGCTCAGGGCTACCAGTTCGTGACGCCGCAGTTCCTTGAAGATGGCATCCACAACATGTTCCGCAACGTCGGCGATGTGACCAACCTCGCCAACGATATCCTGCAGGCCAAACCGGCAGCGGCTGGTGTCGACACTGCACGCTTGATCTTCAACACCACCTTCGGCCTGCTGGGTTTCTTCGACGTCGGCACCAAAATGGGTCTGCAACGCAATGACGAAGACTTCGGCCAGACCCTCGGTTATTGGGGCGTAGGCAGCGGTCCATACGTGATGCTGCCGCTGCTCGGCCCAAGCACCTTGCGTGATGCACCTTCGAAACTCGTCGACAGCTACACCGGCCCGTATCGCTATATCAACGATGTGCCGGTGCGCAATTCGGTCTTCGGCCTGAACATTGTCGATACCCGGGCGAACCTGCTGTCCTCCGAGAAACTGATCACTGGCGACAAGTACACCTTCATCCGTAACGCGTACTTGCAGAACCGTGAATTCAAGGTGAAAGACGGCCAGGTCGAAGACGATTTCTGA
- the queF gene encoding NADPH-dependent 7-cyano-7-deazaguanine reductase QueF (Catalyzes the NADPH-dependent reduction of 7-cyano-7-deazaguanine (preQ0) to 7-aminomethyl-7-deazaguanine (preQ1) in queuosine biosynthesis) → MHPAAEHSPLGKSSEYIATYTPSLLFPIPRTAKWAELGLTAQTLPYKGVDFWNCFELSWLLPSGKPVVAIGGFSIPADSPNIIESKSFKLYLNSLNQTPFADTATLEATLVKDLSAAAGKTVGVRVRSLKEVEAEGVVALPGVCIDELDISVSNYEHPRPELLRCDDSRIVEESVHSHLLKSNCPVTSQPDWGSVVVEYRGSALDHASLLEYIVSFRQHSDFHEQCVERIFLDLQRLLKPEKLTVYARYVRRGGLDINPYRSTETVQLPNHRLVRQ, encoded by the coding sequence ATGCATCCCGCAGCCGAACACTCGCCGCTGGGCAAATCCAGCGAATACATCGCCACTTACACACCGTCCCTGCTGTTCCCGATCCCGCGCACCGCGAAGTGGGCCGAACTGGGCCTGACGGCGCAAACCCTGCCGTACAAGGGTGTGGATTTCTGGAACTGCTTCGAACTGTCGTGGTTGTTGCCGTCGGGCAAACCGGTGGTGGCGATCGGCGGGTTCAGCATCCCGGCGGACTCGCCGAACATCATCGAGTCGAAGTCGTTCAAGCTGTACCTCAACTCCCTGAACCAGACGCCGTTTGCCGATACCGCCACCCTGGAAGCGACGCTGGTCAAAGACCTGTCGGCCGCTGCCGGTAAAACGGTCGGCGTGCGCGTCCGTAGCCTGAAAGAGGTCGAGGCAGAAGGCGTCGTTGCGTTGCCGGGTGTGTGCATCGATGAACTGGATATCAGCGTCAGCAACTACGAACATCCGCGTCCGGAGCTGTTGCGTTGCGATGATTCGCGCATTGTCGAAGAGAGCGTGCACAGCCACTTGCTCAAGTCCAATTGCCCGGTCACCAGTCAACCGGACTGGGGCAGCGTGGTGGTGGAGTACCGTGGTTCGGCGCTGGATCACGCCAGTCTGCTGGAGTACATCGTCAGCTTCCGCCAGCACTCGGACTTCCATGAGCAGTGCGTGGAGCGGATTTTCCTCGATCTGCAACGGTTGCTGAAGCCGGAGAAATTGACGGTGTATGCGCGCTATGTGCGACGTGGCGGGTTGGATATCAATCCGTATCGCAGCACTGAAACCGTACAGCTGCCGAACCATCGTCTGGTCCGCCAGTAA
- the rssC gene encoding anti-sigma factor antagonist RssC produces the protein MSTGRIQFAEQDGTFVLKFVGEVRLTLCSALDATIEKIFTAMNFNAIVIDLTETRSIDSTTLGLLAKLSILSRQKVGLLPTVVTTHEDITRLLQSMGFEQVFNIVDKPVPCPECLDDLPDQDQSEEVVRIKVLEAHKILMGLNDSNREAFHDLVNALERH, from the coding sequence ATGAGTACCGGTAGAATCCAGTTCGCCGAGCAGGACGGCACCTTCGTCCTGAAATTCGTCGGTGAAGTTCGCCTGACCCTGTGTTCGGCGTTGGATGCGACTATTGAGAAAATCTTCACCGCGATGAATTTCAACGCGATCGTGATCGATTTGACCGAAACCCGCAGCATCGACAGCACCACCCTTGGGCTGCTGGCCAAACTGTCGATCCTGTCGCGGCAGAAAGTCGGCTTGCTGCCGACGGTCGTCACCACCCACGAAGACATTACCCGTCTGTTGCAATCCATGGGCTTCGAGCAGGTATTCAACATCGTTGACAAGCCTGTGCCATGCCCGGAATGCCTGGACGACCTGCCAGACCAGGATCAGTCCGAAGAAGTGGTGCGGATCAAGGTGCTTGAAGCGCACAAGATCCTCATGGGCCTGAACGACTCCAATCGTGAAGCTTTCCATGATCTGGTGAATGCGCTGGAGCGGCACTGA
- a CDS encoding HAD family phosphatase has protein sequence MPHAETKPQTAPNLTAVLFGLSGCLVDFGAHTRLNSGHLAEHAEATPGALDSLRSLQRQQIPCAWLDELPPALSHSLAIALPEWVKPSQHLATIKPWPAPNACWQALMELNVERLDGCVLVSGEPRLLQSGLNAGLWTIGLASCGSLCGLSPMQWQALSPQERDIKRGKATMQLFGLGVHSVIDHLGELDTCLADISLRRLKGEKP, from the coding sequence ATGCCGCACGCCGAAACCAAGCCTCAAACCGCGCCGAACCTGACTGCCGTGCTGTTCGGCCTCAGTGGTTGCCTGGTGGATTTCGGCGCTCACACGCGTCTGAACAGCGGCCATTTGGCCGAACACGCCGAGGCGACCCCCGGCGCGCTCGACAGCCTGCGCAGCTTGCAGCGCCAGCAAATACCTTGCGCCTGGCTCGATGAACTGCCCCCTGCCCTCAGCCATTCTCTGGCAATCGCCCTGCCGGAATGGGTCAAACCTTCGCAACACCTTGCAACAATCAAACCTTGGCCGGCGCCCAATGCGTGCTGGCAGGCACTGATGGAGCTGAATGTCGAACGACTCGATGGTTGCGTGCTGGTCAGCGGCGAGCCACGCCTGCTGCAATCAGGGCTCAATGCAGGTCTGTGGACCATCGGCCTGGCATCCTGCGGCTCGCTTTGCGGACTTTCGCCCATGCAATGGCAGGCATTGTCGCCGCAGGAACGGGACATCAAGCGAGGGAAGGCAACGATGCAATTGTTTGGTCTCGGTGTGCATTCGGTGATCGATCATCTTGGTGAACTCGACACCTGCCTGGCGGATATCAGCCTGCGTCGGCTCAAGGGCGAAAAGCCCTGA
- a CDS encoding cupredoxin family protein has protein sequence MFLRKSVLLVTCVLALNSPVWASPAHTYDFGQPAPASKASRSVEVVMGDMTFTPKAIDIKAGETVRFVLVNKGQLLHEFNLGDAAMHAKHQQEMLQMQQSGMLTPTGVKEMDHGSMAGMDHGAMGHDTKSGMKHDDPNSVLVEPGKTAELTWTFSKATNLEFACNIPGHYQAGMVGKLTVSQ, from the coding sequence ATGTTTCTGCGCAAATCTGTGCTGCTGGTCACCTGTGTGTTGGCATTGAATTCGCCGGTGTGGGCGTCGCCGGCGCATACCTATGACTTCGGTCAGCCGGCCCCGGCGTCCAAGGCGAGCCGCAGTGTCGAGGTGGTGATGGGCGACATGACCTTCACGCCCAAGGCCATCGACATCAAGGCTGGGGAAACCGTGCGCTTCGTGCTGGTGAATAAAGGTCAGTTGCTGCACGAATTCAACCTCGGTGATGCGGCGATGCACGCTAAACATCAACAGGAAATGTTGCAGATGCAGCAAAGCGGCATGCTGACGCCTACAGGCGTGAAGGAAATGGATCACGGCAGCATGGCCGGTATGGATCACGGTGCCATGGGACATGACACGAAGAGCGGCATGAAACACGACGACCCCAACAGCGTGCTGGTGGAACCGGGCAAAACCGCCGAACTGACCTGGACTTTCAGCAAGGCCACCAACCTGGAATTTGCTTGTAACATTCCCGGCCACTATCAGGCCGGCATGGTCGGCAAATTGACTGTCAGTCAGTAA
- a CDS encoding polysaccharide biosynthesis tyrosine autokinase, with translation MQLPSVVSDRDKDRDEIDLLGLLGTLIDHKWLIGAITGAFMVTGAAYSILSSPVYLANALVQVEPKKNDMLGFSDISSMLGGQSPAATEIGIIKSRAVIGKTVDDLRLDIVTTPKTFPIVGGFIARRYKSTPAQSVSPPLFGMNSFAWGGERLEIEKLKLPDELLGEKLTLIAGEQNRFQLYDDDGALLADGTAGATVVENGVEVLVAHMDANPGAKFEVVRNPRIVTIQNYQDILEVSEQGKESGIISLALASTDYALAVKILNKISSLYVEQNVQRTSAEAAQSLDFLQAQLPQVKEDLAKASNALNSYQTHGNTVNISLETKSVLEQMVVLDTRISDLKLQQADLDRKFTREHPAYRALMAQLGDLNKQRHGLEKKVQDLPATQQELLNLTRDVEVATQIYTQLLNKSQELDIVRAGAVGNARLIDTADVDITSPVKPRKALIILAATLLGGFVGVALVLVRKSLGRGIEGPDAIEKLGLPVYASIPYSVLQQEEDSKKLRLANGVNSQSFLLAQRNPTDLSIESIRSLRTCLHFAGLDATNNRIMISGPSPQVGKTFVSSNLAAVIAQSGQRVVLIDADMRKGHLHKSLATPISHGLSDLLTKRCSIEQAINKLEVDNLHFISRGQVPPNPSELLMHANFRELLAELSKLYDVVIIDTPPLLAVTDAAIVGREAAINLIVTRFGVNPAKEIELTIRRFAQNGIELKGAIFNGVEKRASSYYGNGSYAYYNYEYASDKS, from the coding sequence ATGCAGTTACCGTCAGTAGTCAGCGACCGAGATAAAGATAGAGACGAGATTGATCTTCTTGGTTTGCTTGGCACATTGATTGATCATAAGTGGTTAATAGGTGCCATTACCGGAGCATTCATGGTAACCGGTGCCGCCTACTCGATATTGTCGTCACCCGTGTATCTGGCAAACGCCTTGGTACAGGTCGAGCCGAAAAAGAACGACATGTTGGGCTTCTCGGATATCAGCAGCATGCTCGGTGGGCAATCCCCGGCGGCGACCGAGATTGGAATCATCAAGTCCCGTGCGGTCATTGGTAAAACCGTCGATGATCTGCGCCTGGATATTGTGACAACGCCCAAGACCTTTCCCATCGTGGGTGGTTTTATTGCCCGGCGCTATAAAAGTACCCCTGCGCAAAGTGTTTCGCCTCCGCTCTTCGGCATGAACAGCTTTGCCTGGGGTGGCGAGCGTCTTGAAATCGAAAAGCTCAAACTGCCTGATGAACTGTTGGGCGAAAAATTGACCCTGATTGCCGGAGAGCAGAACCGCTTCCAGCTCTACGATGACGATGGCGCTTTGTTGGCCGATGGCACCGCAGGCGCTACCGTCGTAGAGAACGGGGTCGAGGTGCTTGTCGCGCACATGGACGCTAATCCTGGCGCCAAGTTCGAAGTCGTTCGCAATCCACGAATTGTCACCATCCAGAATTACCAGGACATTCTTGAAGTGTCCGAGCAAGGCAAGGAGTCGGGCATTATCAGCCTGGCGCTGGCCAGCACTGACTACGCCCTGGCGGTAAAGATTCTGAACAAAATCTCGTCGCTTTATGTAGAGCAGAATGTGCAACGCACGTCTGCCGAGGCGGCCCAGAGTCTGGATTTCCTGCAGGCACAGCTGCCTCAAGTCAAAGAGGATCTGGCCAAAGCCAGCAATGCGCTAAACAGCTATCAAACCCACGGCAACACAGTAAATATCTCACTCGAAACCAAGTCTGTTCTTGAGCAGATGGTGGTTTTGGATACGCGTATTTCCGATTTGAAACTGCAGCAAGCGGACCTGGATCGCAAGTTCACCCGAGAGCATCCGGCCTACCGCGCCTTGATGGCCCAGCTGGGGGATTTGAACAAACAGCGCCACGGTTTGGAGAAGAAGGTCCAGGATCTTCCTGCAACACAACAGGAGCTTCTGAACCTCACTCGTGATGTGGAAGTGGCGACGCAGATATATACCCAACTACTGAATAAATCCCAGGAACTGGACATCGTCAGGGCAGGGGCGGTGGGCAATGCGCGATTGATCGATACGGCCGATGTCGACATTACCTCGCCGGTAAAACCACGCAAAGCCTTGATCATTCTTGCTGCAACTCTCCTGGGTGGATTTGTCGGTGTTGCCTTGGTGTTGGTGCGTAAATCGTTGGGTCGGGGTATCGAAGGGCCGGATGCTATCGAGAAACTCGGGCTGCCCGTCTATGCCTCCATTCCATACAGCGTCCTGCAGCAGGAAGAAGACAGTAAAAAACTTCGGTTGGCCAATGGCGTCAACAGTCAGTCTTTCCTGCTGGCGCAGCGTAATCCCACTGACCTCTCCATCGAATCGATACGCAGCTTGCGCACCTGTTTGCATTTTGCGGGGCTGGATGCGACCAATAACCGGATCATGATTTCCGGTCCTAGCCCGCAAGTGGGCAAGACGTTTGTTTCCTCTAACCTGGCCGCAGTCATTGCTCAAAGCGGGCAGAGGGTTGTATTGATCGATGCCGATATGCGCAAAGGTCATCTGCACAAGTCCCTCGCTACTCCAATCAGCCACGGTTTATCAGACCTTCTAACCAAGCGCTGCAGTATTGAGCAGGCAATCAATAAACTCGAGGTTGATAACCTGCATTTCATTAGCCGTGGACAGGTACCGCCTAATCCATCAGAACTGTTGATGCATGCCAACTTCAGAGAACTCCTGGCAGAGCTGAGTAAGCTCTACGATGTAGTCATCATCGATACGCCACCGCTCCTGGCAGTTACAGATGCTGCAATCGTTGGGCGTGAAGCTGCCATTAATTTGATAGTGACTCGCTTTGGTGTGAACCCCGCCAAAGAGATCGAATTGACAATTCGTCGGTTTGCGCAGAACGGTATCGAGTTGAAGGGCGCTATTTTTAATGGTGTCGAAAAGCGGGCGTCCAGCTACTACGGCAATGGCAGCTATGCCTATTACAACTATGAGTACGCCTCTGACAAGTCCTGA
- a CDS encoding DUF4404 family protein, translated as MPARELQEQLNALREQLEQNPPLTEVEREDLRTLMQQIELELELETKTQDSSIADNVNLAVERFELEHPTLAGTLRNIGQALVNMGI; from the coding sequence ATGCCTGCCCGCGAACTGCAAGAACAGCTCAATGCCCTGCGCGAGCAATTGGAACAGAATCCTCCGCTGACTGAAGTCGAGCGCGAAGACCTGCGTACTCTGATGCAACAGATCGAACTGGAGCTTGAGCTCGAAACCAAAACCCAAGACTCCAGCATTGCCGACAACGTAAACCTGGCCGTTGAACGCTTCGAACTCGAACACCCTACCCTTGCCGGCACCCTGCGCAACATCGGGCAAGCCCTGGTCAACATGGGAATCTGA
- the tal gene encoding transaldolase, with product MTSKLEQLKQMTTVVADTGDFEAIARVKPVDATTNPSLLLKAAAIPAYAELLNASVSDCKGDVGLASDRFGVAVGQEILKVIPGRISTEVDARLSFDTDAVLKRAHRLIELYEKAGIGRDRVLIKIASTWEGIRAAEILEKEGIQTNLTLLFSFAQAAACADAGVFLISPFVGRIYDWHKKATGNEYTGADDPGVQSVTRIYNYYKANDYKTVVMGASFRNLSQIEQLAGCDRLTISPDLIDKLAADTGKLERKLAPGHAGEARLNLNEVQFRWLSNEDAMATEKLAEGIRQFARDQEKLEALLQAKL from the coding sequence ATGACTTCCAAGCTGGAACAACTCAAACAAATGACCACCGTGGTTGCCGACACCGGCGACTTCGAAGCGATCGCTCGCGTTAAACCGGTAGACGCAACCACCAACCCTTCCCTGCTGCTCAAAGCCGCGGCCATTCCCGCCTATGCCGAGTTGTTGAACGCCAGCGTCAGCGACTGCAAGGGCGATGTGGGCCTGGCCAGTGACCGTTTTGGCGTTGCAGTGGGTCAGGAAATTCTGAAAGTGATCCCGGGCCGTATCTCCACCGAAGTGGATGCGCGCCTCTCGTTCGACACCGATGCCGTGCTCAAGCGTGCGCATCGTCTGATCGAGTTGTACGAAAAGGCCGGTATTGGCCGCGACCGCGTACTGATCAAGATCGCGTCCACCTGGGAAGGCATCCGCGCGGCCGAGATTCTGGAGAAGGAAGGCATCCAGACCAATCTGACCCTGCTGTTCTCCTTCGCTCAGGCAGCCGCCTGCGCTGACGCCGGGGTGTTCCTGATATCGCCGTTCGTGGGTCGTATCTATGACTGGCACAAGAAAGCCACCGGAAACGAGTACACCGGTGCGGACGACCCTGGTGTGCAGTCGGTGACGCGCATCTACAACTACTACAAGGCCAACGATTACAAAACCGTGGTCATGGGCGCGAGTTTCCGCAACCTGAGCCAGATCGAGCAACTGGCCGGCTGCGACCGCTTGACCATCAGCCCGGACCTGATCGACAAGCTGGCGGCAGATACCGGCAAACTGGAGCGCAAACTGGCACCAGGTCATGCCGGTGAAGCGCGCCTGAACCTCAATGAAGTGCAGTTCCGCTGGCTGTCCAACGAAGACGCCATGGCGACCGAGAAACTGGCTGAAGGTATTCGCCAGTTCGCTCGCGACCAGGAGAAGTTGGAGGCGTTGCTGCAGGCCAAGCTGTGA
- a CDS encoding glycosyltransferase, which yields MKKILHVAETIKGGVATVIRTISRSPQDDASQYELVYLVPLDQKKELHGINEENIRTFSRKKRDVMSLLRFAWQLTRVIFKEKPDVVHLHSTFSGVIGRCVCLVMRPWRSPKIVYCPHAFSFLMEGSPVKQKVYSLVERLLQKVTDVIICVSQYELDKAASFGIDRHRMKLIYNGIHYKSDEATSSEGANIQLLFVGRLDYQKGFDVLLKAFTEVERTDLKLTVVGSAVNDDSVECPDIDAVEYLPWVTPAEVNELYKTADALIVPSRWEGFAMVPLEGMAMGVPVIASDCTSLPELVTNDITGYLFSTGDYQALASILLSLRKQRLLELGTESRNKVRERFSATLMIRQTYDAYSV from the coding sequence ATGAAAAAAATACTACACGTGGCGGAAACCATTAAAGGTGGCGTTGCAACGGTCATTCGTACGATATCGAGATCCCCTCAAGATGACGCTTCGCAATACGAGTTAGTTTATCTGGTGCCGCTCGACCAGAAGAAAGAACTGCACGGCATTAATGAAGAAAACATCAGAACCTTCTCAAGAAAAAAACGGGATGTGATGTCCCTGTTGCGGTTTGCCTGGCAACTGACCCGTGTGATCTTCAAGGAAAAACCGGATGTCGTGCATCTGCACAGCACCTTTTCCGGTGTCATTGGCCGGTGCGTCTGTCTGGTCATGCGTCCTTGGCGGTCACCGAAAATTGTGTACTGCCCGCACGCTTTTTCTTTCTTGATGGAAGGTTCTCCAGTCAAGCAGAAAGTGTATTCGCTGGTTGAGCGGCTTTTGCAGAAAGTGACGGATGTCATTATTTGTGTCAGTCAGTACGAGCTGGATAAAGCAGCGTCATTTGGCATCGATCGTCACCGAATGAAGCTGATCTACAACGGCATTCATTACAAAAGTGACGAGGCCACATCAAGTGAGGGCGCGAATATTCAGCTCCTGTTTGTGGGGCGACTGGACTACCAGAAGGGCTTCGATGTGTTGCTGAAGGCATTCACGGAAGTCGAGCGAACTGACTTGAAACTCACTGTCGTCGGCAGTGCGGTCAATGATGACTCCGTCGAATGCCCTGATATTGACGCCGTGGAGTACTTGCCTTGGGTGACTCCCGCTGAAGTAAATGAATTGTACAAAACGGCGGATGCCCTGATTGTTCCAAGTCGGTGGGAGGGTTTTGCCATGGTTCCCCTCGAAGGGATGGCCATGGGCGTGCCGGTGATTGCAAGTGACTGCACATCGCTTCCCGAATTGGTGACGAACGACATCACCGGCTACCTGTTTTCGACGGGTGACTATCAGGCGCTTGCCAGCATATTACTGAGTCTCAGGAAACAAAGGTTGTTGGAACTCGGTACCGAAAGCCGCAATAAGGTGCGCGAACGCTTTAGCGCAACGTTGATGATTCGGCAAACCTATGACGCGTATTCTGTTTGA